The following are encoded in a window of Vicia villosa cultivar HV-30 ecotype Madison, WI unplaced genomic scaffold, Vvil1.0 ctg.001344F_1_1, whole genome shotgun sequence genomic DNA:
- the LOC131634745 gene encoding uncharacterized protein LOC131634745 — protein MVHPDNIFKPNVSQVVSPLVSPIVIKVVDIHEHFENGEEFGLREDMLHWIRTEAMKLGFCIVIGGSDNNTARRNVFVTLTCERSGKYICRIQKLKHDDTGSRKCECPFRLRGYLLENNKWRFNVICCLHNHDLIPKLVGHPIACRLLPDEKTCVSDMTLSLVPPKNILATLKRKRPGNTSNIKQVYNRRYQS, from the coding sequence atggtgcatcctgATAACATTTTCAAACCTAATGTATCTCAAGTTGTTTCACCACTCGTATCTCCTATCGTAATAAAGGTGGTAGATATTCATGAGCATTTTGAAAATGGAGAAGAGTTTGGATTACGTGAAGACATGTTGCATTGGATTCGTACGGAGGCTATGAAACTAGGATTTTGTATTGTGATTGGAGGGTCTGATAATAATACGGCTAGAAGAAATGTATTTGTGACTTTGACATGCGAAAGAAGTGGGAAATATATCTGTCGTATCCAAAAATTGAAACATGACGACACTGGTTCTAGAAAATGTGAATGCCCATTTAGGTTGCGTGGTTATCTTTTGGAAAATAACAAATGGAGATTTAATGTTATATGTTGTTTACACAACCATGATTTAATTCCAAAGTTAGTCGGTCATCCAATTGCATGTCGGCTTCTCCCGGATGAGAAGACATGTGTTTCTGACATGACTTTGAGCTTGGTGCCGCCGAAAAACATACTTGCAACGTTGAAGCGCAAAAGACCTGGGAATacatcaaatatcaagcaagtttacaatagGCGCTATCAATCCTAA